One Bradyrhizobium sp. ISRA464 genomic window carries:
- a CDS encoding class I SAM-dependent methyltransferase — protein sequence MNIQTEHRSPTTGSTPYDEVYYPGHVYGLTHPNHLATSAAVYGMQPAPVEHCRVLELGCGVGGNLLPMAFQYPDSEFIGVDLSSVTIERGRRNIATLGLSNIKLLHCDIMNVDASFGQFDYIIAHGVYSWVPPAVREKMMTIFKQNLAPHGVCYVSYNAHPFSHLRDMVRDMMRYHTRRLTTMKEKVGQARAILKFLSDGSKANSVHGAVMRDQYHRVLKAPDELLFHDDLDESAEAFLLHEVVEDAGRHGLQYLSDADFSRRYLAGYSEEVRTTLQRFPESEFMARDQYQDFIDGNGFRRTLLCHDSISLRRQIDLDFVTRFYLLSTTSPVDPDACVTDGSAMEFEHQDGSRVTVTKPLLKAAHLCLGRAWPRALSFGELLDGARALLDGRRAYDDHQVLREAMFILACSGEVTFLISPPFLLKEATDRPQASLLARRQAQTGPLVTNLLHQTVQLEDDRTRDFLQLLDGARTIDQIITEMTERFGPTIRINQTDTAGQPAEPLLLSTRESVERSLAMVSKLGLLVA from the coding sequence ATGAACATTCAAACCGAGCATCGCTCCCCGACCACCGGCTCCACACCATATGACGAGGTCTACTATCCCGGCCACGTCTACGGGCTCACTCACCCGAACCATCTCGCAACCAGTGCTGCAGTTTACGGCATGCAGCCGGCTCCGGTCGAGCACTGCCGGGTGCTGGAGCTCGGCTGCGGCGTTGGCGGCAACCTGTTGCCGATGGCTTTTCAATATCCGGACAGCGAATTCATTGGTGTCGACCTGAGCAGCGTGACGATCGAGCGCGGCCGGCGAAATATCGCCACGCTGGGCCTGAGCAACATCAAACTCCTGCATTGCGACATCATGAATGTCGACGCCAGTTTCGGACAGTTCGACTACATCATCGCGCACGGCGTGTATTCATGGGTACCGCCGGCGGTGCGCGAGAAAATGATGACGATCTTCAAGCAGAACCTTGCGCCGCACGGGGTCTGCTACGTCAGCTACAACGCGCACCCATTCTCGCATCTTCGCGACATGGTCCGCGACATGATGCGGTATCACACCCGCCGCCTCACCACCATGAAGGAGAAGGTAGGACAGGCCCGCGCGATCCTGAAGTTCCTCAGCGACGGTTCGAAAGCCAACTCGGTGCACGGTGCGGTCATGCGCGACCAGTACCACCGCGTTCTCAAGGCCCCGGACGAGCTGCTGTTTCACGACGATCTCGACGAGAGCGCCGAGGCCTTCTTGCTGCATGAGGTCGTCGAGGACGCGGGCCGCCATGGTCTGCAATATCTGAGCGACGCTGATTTCTCACGACGCTATCTCGCCGGCTATTCCGAGGAGGTCCGCACGACGCTGCAGCGCTTCCCGGAAAGTGAATTCATGGCGCGCGACCAGTATCAGGATTTTATCGACGGTAACGGCTTCCGGCGCACCTTGCTCTGCCACGACAGCATTTCGCTTCGCCGCCAGATCGACCTCGATTTCGTTACCCGGTTCTACCTGCTGAGCACCACCAGCCCGGTTGATCCCGACGCCTGCGTGACCGACGGTTCCGCGATGGAGTTTGAGCACCAGGACGGCAGCAGGGTCACGGTGACTAAGCCGCTCTTGAAGGCAGCGCACCTGTGTCTTGGCCGGGCGTGGCCGCGCGCATTGTCCTTTGGCGAACTGCTCGATGGCGCCCGTGCGCTGCTGGACGGGCGCCGGGCATATGATGACCACCAGGTGCTGAGGGAGGCGATGTTCATCCTGGCTTGCAGCGGCGAAGTCACCTTCCTGATATCACCCCCCTTTCTCCTGAAGGAAGCTACCGACCGTCCGCAGGCGAGCCTGCTCGCGCGAAGACAGGCGCAAACCGGTCCGCTGGTCACCAACCTGCTCCACCAAACGGTGCAGTTGGAGGACGATCGGACCCGGGATTTCCTGCAGTTGCTCGACGGTGCCCGGACCATCGACCAGATCATTACCGAGATGACCGAAAGATTCGGCCCAACCATCCGGATAAACCAGACCGATACTGCCGGGCAGCCTGCCGAGCCGTTATTGCTGTCGACGCGAGAGAGCGTTGAACGCTCGCTCGCGATGGTCAGCAAGCTGGGCTTGCTGGTCGCCTGA